The genomic window GCGTAGTCCCCATCCAAAAGGAAAAACTGTTGGAGGAAAGCATCAAGGTTTTTGGGTAGAGAAGGAATAAGCGAAATACTAATAACGGATACTAATTCGGCCAATGGAAAATTGGCCAGGTTGTAAAAAACCGTTGAAACGGTTGTTGTCTTATTTTCAATTGCCCTCCGGTTGAAACCGGAGGCTATGTGCTCGTGTTTTTTCAATTGCTCCCGGTTTCAACCCTATCGTGTGGACACATCTTTTTAACATAACTTTATGCAGAAGAGAGAATTTACAAAATTAAAAGACCATCGCTTAGAAGAAAGAGGCAACCGGATCTTGGGAGATTTATTCTGGAAAAGCATTCATTCTATCCGGCAGCTTACAAAAAATGATGCAGATGCAGATGCAAAAGGATTTTATCGCTTTTTGCAAAACGACAGAGTAAGAGTTTTATTAAAATAGAACCTGTCAAGGATGATAGCCTGATCCAAACGAACAACTATTTTGTGGATATTTAAGTGATGATGCCCCGTTCCATTTTGGGTCAAGGGGAGCTGGGGAATGACGTTTTATTCCTTTAATTCTCTGAAAGTTCCTCTGTTTATCCAAATTTTCGGTGCGTGGCTACGTTTTACAAAACGTTTGAAATGGTTGTTCTCCGAAGTAACCCTGGTTTAAACCGGGGTAATGCAAGCAAAATCCATTAATGGCTTAGCTATTATGATTTGCCCATTTCCATGTTGGATTTTGTTTAGATTATTAAGGAGCACTATTTAATATCACTACCCGCTTCTGAATAACACCTTCATCAGCCATCACTTTTACCAAATAAACTCCTGCCGCAAGATTCGAAGTATTGAGGACTTCCTTACCCTCCACCGTGAAGTCTGCACTCCTTAACTTTTTAACAAGCATTGTCCTTCCCCGCAAGTCGAGGATTTGAATCTCATTTACATGAAGTCCGGTGAAGTTTACGCTAACCTCATCTTTGGTAGGATTAGGATAAATAACCACACGGTTATAAATATATGTTTTGGCTATGCCAGTAACAAACCGGATAGAATCACCTTCTAAATTATACGGTAAAGGAGTTTCTGTAGCATTTATTAGCAGTACATCTTTTAGTTCGACCTTCAGGTGCGAAAGTGCTGTTTGTGGTAGCGGATCTTTTAGACGGAACTGGATCACACCTATTTTTCCAGAACCGGATACATTGCTGTGATTGATTCTGCTAATGGCCGTTTCCACTTCACCGTTTCCATTAAAAGATTTGTTTAAGTAAATCAATTCACTTCCTACATTACCAAGCCAACTATTGTGATAATTCAGCATTAAGCTATTCGGCTCAATGAATTCTGCTGGTACAGATACAGTGTATGCAATTCCATATACATCTTCTGCTTCTTGAATATCTGAACCAAAGTGAATATCCGCTTTCATTAACATTCCGGCAGTTAAGGAATCTTGTTGAAATTTTACTGACAGCACAGGATCATCCGGTCCTCCTAATTTGCTCAAACCCGTTTTATTATGGGTTTTATTATAATTAACTGAAACGGCTGTGGTATCAGCGGCAGATATAGTTCCACTACCATCGCAATCTGCATGTTTAATATTTGCTCCATTGGCAAGTGTATCGCTCCAGTCAGAGGCATGTTGTGCCGTCCAGGAAATTGAGCTATTGGCCCTGGTGGGGCCGGTTTTGCTGTATTGTGTGCCTATGGCGAGGATGTCAAAATTATTTGCCACTCCATCACTATTAGCATCTCCCGGCCAAACGCAGTCGCTGTCCAAAGTCAGGTTAACAGAAATTATGCTATCGCATCCTATAAAATTTGGAATTGTATCGGTGTAATTTCCTGTGGTTGTCCAAACATATTTTCCACTTGGGGAAACAAAGCTGTCGCAAACAACCGGGCTAATACTGCTGAAAGTGGAATTCGTTATTGTTAAATATAATTTGATGATGGAGTCACATCCAATGGCGTTTTGAAATACTGCCATCAGAGTGTCACTAGAATAATAGGTAATGCCTGTAACCGGCCAATATAAGCTATCACAGGCTACAGTGCTGTAACTATCTATGCTGCTATTGTTAATGGTTAGCCCAATGGTGATAATACTATCACAACCATAAAAATTTGGAATTGTATCGGTAT from Bacteroidia bacterium includes these protein-coding regions:
- a CDS encoding transposase DNA-binding-containing protein produces the protein MQKREFTKLKDHRLEERGNRILGDLFWKSIHSIRQLTKNDADADAKGFYRFLQNDRVRVLLK